A window of the Juglans microcarpa x Juglans regia isolate MS1-56 chromosome 5D, Jm3101_v1.0, whole genome shotgun sequence genome harbors these coding sequences:
- the LOC121264888 gene encoding urease accessory protein G: protein MASLPSHSHDHHHDHDHDHDQHHHHDHHQDHDHDHTHGDSTTKSWVGPDGKVYHSHDGLAPHSHEPIYSPGYFSRRAPPLLTRDFSERAFTVGIGGPVGTGKTALMLALCKLLRDKYSLAAVTNDIFTKEDGEFLVKHGALPEERIRAVETGGCPHAAIREDISINLGPLEELSNLFKADILLCESGGDNLAANFSRELADYIIYIIDVSGGDKIPRKGGPGITQADLLVINKTDLAPAVGADLTVMERDALRMRDGGPFVFAQVKHGLGVEEIVNHVLQAWGAATGKKRH, encoded by the exons ATGGCTTCCCTGCCTTCCCATTCCCACGACCATCATCACGACCACGACCACGACCACGACCAGCATCATCACCACGACCATCATCAAGATCACGATCACGATCACACTCATGGGGATTCAACAACAAAGTCATGGGTCGGCCCCGATGGTAAGGTGTACCATAGCCATGATGGACTGGCACCGCACTCGCATGAACCCATATACTCCCCAGGCTATTTCAGCAGAAGAGCTCCGCCACTTCTCACCAGGGATTTCAGTGAGAGGGCTTTCACTGTTGGCATCGGTGGCCCAGTTGGTACTGG GAAAACAGCTTTAATGCTGGCTCTTTGCAAATTATTGCGGGATAAGTACAGTCTTGCTGCG GTGACAAATGATATATTCACAAAAGAAGATGGTGAGTTCTTGGTAAAACATGGAGCACTTCCTGAAGAAAGGATACGTGCTGTCGAAACTGGGGGATGCCCACATGCTGCAATCCGCGAAGACATAAGCATTAATCTTGGTCCTCTTGAGGAGCTCTCTAACTTGTTCAAAGCAGACATACTTCTTTGTGAATCTGGGGGAG ATAATTTAGCTGCCAACTTCAGTAGAGAACTGGCTGACTATATCATCTATATAATAGATGTATCTGGTGGTGATAAAATTCCTCGGAAAGGTGGCCCTGGTATCACCCAAGCTGATCTCCTT GTAATAAACAAGACTGACCTTGCACCAGCAGTTGGAGCTGATTTAACTGTCATGGAACGTGATGCACTTCGAATGCGTGATGGAGGGCCATTTGTCTTTGCTCAG GTGAAGCATGGACTTGGTGTAGAGGAGATAGTGAACCACGTACTACAGGCTTGGGGAGCAGCGACCGGAAAGAAGCGTCACTGA